The Candidatus Latescibacter sp. genome contains the following window.
CCTTACGGCGCCGACCGCTACCGGACGGCGCTGGGGCCGTCCGAATCCTATGAAAAGGAAGGGTTCATCTTCGTGTTCCAGGATGTCCGCGGCCAGTTCATGTCGGAGGGCACATTCACCAACATGACACCGCATGCACCGGACAAAAAAAGCGGCACGATCACCAACGAAAGCACAGACACGTATGACACCATCCAATGGCTGCTCGCCCACATCGAAAACCACAACGGCAGGGTCGGCATGTGGGGCATCTCCTACCCGGGATTCTTCTGCGCGGCGAGTTCGATCGATTCCCATCCTGCTCTCAAGGCTGTTTCCCCCCAGGCGCCGGTCACCAACCTGTGGGGCGACGACTCGTTCCATAACGGCGCTTTTTACCTGCTCCACAACTTCCAGTTCTTCGGAGGATTCGGCAGAAAGCACGACGGGCCGGTCACCGAGATGCCCGAACGGCCGAAGTACCTGGACATGCCGGACGCCTACCGGTTCTTCCTCGAACTCGGATCGCTGAAGAATGTCAACGAAAAGTATTTCCATGACACCATCGGGTTCTGGAACGACATCGAAAATCATCCGAACTACGATGCCTTCTGGCAGCCGCGCAATATCCTTCCCCACCTCAAAAACATCACCGCCGCGGTCATGGTGGTGGGCGGGTGGTACGATTGCGAGGACCTGTTCGGGCCCCTCAAGAGCTACCGCGCCATCGAAGACAACAATCCCGGGATTTTCAATGTGCTCGTCATGGGGCCCTGGCGGCATGGCGGGTGGTCGGGCGACAGCGGCTCGTCGCTTGGTGACGCCGAATTCGGCTTCCCCACCTCGACCTACTATAACGACAACATCCTCTTCCCGTTCTTCAAGCACTTTCTTTCGGAGCCGGAGAAGGAGTACGCCTTCCCAGAGGCAATGGTGTTCGAAACGGGGGCGAACCGCTGGCGGTCCTTCGACTCATGGCCGCCAAAGAATCGCAGGACTCTCAATCTTTACCTCGGCGCGAAGGGCGCCCTCACGTTTTCACCGCCGGCCGACGGAAAGAACGCCGCCGACTCCTACGTGAGCGACCCCGGCAAACCGGCGCCCTTCACCTCAGACCTCGCCGCGCGCCGCCGTCCCCGTTTCATGGCGGAGGACCAGCGTTTCACCGCCAACCGCCCGGATGTGCTTGTGTACCGGACCGGGCCGGTGGACGAAGACCTCGCTCTCGCCGGGCCGATCCGGGCGCGCCTGTTCGTATCCACCACCGGCACCGACACCGACTGGATCGTGAAACTCATCGATGTCTTCCCCGACAGCATCCCGGGATACACCCCG
Protein-coding sequences here:
- a CDS encoding CocE/NonD family hydrolase, whose amino-acid sequence is MLRPVCFSALLLAAVCLNAGYAETDSSFPEPATRAENIRSTYTKFEYRIPMRDGVRLFTTVYRPTDISKKQPILMLRTPYSVAPYGADRYRTALGPSESYEKEGFIFVFQDVRGQFMSEGTFTNMTPHAPDKKSGTITNESTDTYDTIQWLLAHIENHNGRVGMWGISYPGFFCAASSIDSHPALKAVSPQAPVTNLWGDDSFHNGAFYLLHNFQFFGGFGRKHDGPVTEMPERPKYLDMPDAYRFFLELGSLKNVNEKYFHDTIGFWNDIENHPNYDAFWQPRNILPHLKNITAAVMVVGGWYDCEDLFGPLKSYRAIEDNNPGIFNVLVMGPWRHGGWSGDSGSSLGDAEFGFPTSTYYNDNILFPFFKHFLSEPEKEYAFPEAMVFETGANRWRSFDSWPPKNRRTLNLYLGAKGALTFSPPADGKNAADSYVSDPGKPAPFTSDLAARRRPRFMAEDQRFTANRPDVLVYRTGPVDEDLALAGPIRARLFVSTTGTDTDWIVKLIDVFPDSIPGYTPRSDDPDRRGQQLLVRSEVMRGRFRESPDRPKPFTPGEITEVSFELQDVLHTFARGHRIMVHVQSSWFPMVDRNPQTYVPNIFKADEKDFVAVTNTLHRSKDAPSRLEAGVLPGEK